The following are from one region of the Rosettibacter firmus genome:
- the gyrB gene encoding DNA topoisomerase (ATP-hydrolyzing) subunit B codes for MTKEKQKGITEYTAKSINVLKGLEAVRKRPAMYIGDVGSRGLHHLINEVVDNSIDEALAGYNDRVIVTIHKDQSVTVEDRGRGIPVDIHPEEKKSALEVVMTVLHAGGKFDKSSYKVSGGLHGVGVSVVNALSEWLKVEVRRDGKIYYQEYHRGVPKAPVKVIGTYKGDQTGTKITFKPDKEIFKTVKFNFETVAERMRELAYLNKDVTMILRDESEGIEETYRFKGGLIDFVKYLDEQRGSLHKPIYIEGEKDGTPVEIAFEYNDSYSENVHSYVNNINTIEGGTHLVGFRTALTRTFNNYAYKNGLIKENSKITLTGDDFKEGLTAVISVKVMEPQFEGQTKTKLGNSEVKSIVETIVGEKLSEYLEENPSVAKKIIEKCLRAAEAREAARKARELVRRKNALDSLHLPGKLADCSINDPELCEIYIVEGDSAGGSAKQGRDRRFQAILPIKGKIINVEKAKLNKILENQEIQAIISAIGAGIGEDFDPSKARYGKIILMTDADVDGSHIRTLLLTFFYRHMKELITQGRVYIAQPPLYKIKKGKEEYYAYDDEERDKILKRLKADGKVKKEEVVETEENTEESTSSKHIVISRYKGLGEMNPEQLWQTTMNPETRTILQVNLESAAAADKIFETLMGDDVEPRREFIEKHAKYANLDV; via the coding sequence ATGACTAAAGAAAAACAAAAAGGCATAACAGAATATACAGCTAAAAGTATTAATGTCTTAAAAGGTCTCGAGGCGGTAAGAAAAAGACCAGCAATGTATATAGGAGATGTAGGATCTCGAGGACTTCATCATTTAATTAATGAAGTTGTTGATAATAGTATAGACGAAGCACTAGCCGGATATAACGATCGTGTTATAGTAACAATTCATAAGGACCAGAGTGTTACGGTAGAAGATAGAGGAAGAGGAATTCCTGTAGATATTCATCCAGAAGAGAAAAAATCTGCACTCGAAGTTGTTATGACTGTACTTCATGCAGGAGGAAAATTTGATAAAAGTTCATATAAAGTTTCAGGTGGTCTGCATGGAGTTGGTGTATCTGTTGTTAATGCTTTATCAGAATGGCTAAAAGTAGAAGTAAGACGAGACGGAAAAATTTATTATCAGGAATATCATCGTGGAGTACCAAAAGCTCCTGTAAAAGTAATTGGTACTTATAAAGGAGATCAAACAGGAACAAAAATTACTTTCAAACCGGACAAAGAAATTTTCAAAACTGTTAAATTTAATTTTGAAACCGTTGCAGAAAGAATGCGTGAACTTGCTTATTTGAACAAAGATGTTACAATGATACTAAGAGACGAATCAGAAGGAATAGAAGAAACTTATCGATTTAAAGGTGGATTGATTGACTTCGTCAAATATCTGGATGAACAAAGAGGTTCACTCCATAAACCAATTTATATAGAAGGCGAAAAAGATGGAACTCCAGTAGAAATAGCTTTTGAATATAATGATTCATATTCCGAAAATGTTCATTCTTATGTAAATAATATAAATACAATCGAAGGAGGAACTCATCTCGTAGGATTTAGAACAGCTCTTACAAGAACGTTTAATAATTATGCATATAAAAATGGTTTGATAAAAGAGAATAGTAAAATAACTTTAACAGGAGACGATTTTAAAGAAGGTCTTACAGCTGTTATTTCTGTAAAAGTAATGGAACCACAATTTGAAGGACAGACAAAAACTAAATTAGGTAATAGCGAAGTTAAATCGATAGTAGAAACAATTGTAGGTGAAAAGCTTTCTGAATATCTTGAAGAAAATCCTTCTGTTGCAAAAAAAATAATAGAAAAGTGTTTGCGAGCAGCCGAAGCAAGAGAAGCAGCTCGTAAAGCACGTGAACTCGTAAGAAGAAAGAATGCACTTGATTCACTTCATCTTCCAGGTAAACTTGCAGATTGTTCAATTAATGACCCAGAACTCTGCGAAATTTACATTGTAGAAGGTGATTCAGCTGGTGGTTCTGCCAAGCAGGGAAGAGATAGAAGATTTCAGGCAATTCTTCCAATAAAAGGAAAAATAATAAATGTTGAAAAAGCAAAACTCAATAAGATACTTGAGAATCAGGAAATTCAAGCTATAATTTCTGCAATTGGTGCTGGAATTGGTGAAGATTTCGATCCATCAAAAGCAAGGTATGGAAAAATTATTCTTATGACAGATGCAGATGTAGATGGAAGTCACATTCGTACTTTGCTTCTTACATTCTTCTATAGACATATGAAAGAATTAATTACACAGGGAAGAGTTTATATTGCTCAACCACCACTTTATAAAATTAAAAAAGGAAAAGAAGAATATTATGCCTATGATGATGAAGAAAGAGATAAAATATTAAAAAGGCTTAAAGCAGATGGAAAAGTAAAGAAAGAAGAAGTTGTTGAAACAGAAGAGAATACCGAAGAATCAACATCTTCAAAACATATTGTAATCTCTCGTTACAAAGGTCTCGGTGAAATGAATCCAGAACAATTATGGCAGACAACAATGAATCCAGAAACAAGAACAATATTACAGGTTAATTTGGAAAGTGCAGCTGCAGCCGATAAAATTTTTGAAACTTTAATGGGAGACGATGTTGAACCACGTCGAGAATTCATTGAAAAACATGCAAAATATGCTAACCTCGATGTATGA
- the gyrA gene encoding DNA gyrase subunit A — translation MTTIFEKIIPVSLEEEMKSSYIDYAMSVIVARALPDVRDGLKPVHRRVLYGMYELGLFYNKPFKKSARIVGEVLGKYHPHGDAAVYDTMVRMVQDFSLRYPLIDGQGNFGSIDGDSPAAMRYTEARLAKIADEMLRDLDKNTVDFVPNFDDTLQEPSVLPSYLPNLLVNGSSGIAVGMATNIPPHNLNEIVDGLVALIDNPKMKSEDLMKYVKAPDFPTGGIIYGYEGVREAYLTGRGRIILRAKANIETLKNDRENIVITEIPYQVNKSALIEKIAELVRDQKIDGIANIRDESDRDGLRIVIEMKRDGQPAVTLNQLFKHTQMQVTFGVIMLALVNGVPKVLTLQQMMQHFLDHRMDVLIRRTKYDLDAAERRAHILEGYIIALDNIDAVIETIKKSKDVETAKHNLMRKFKLSEIQAKAILDMRLQRLTGLERKKIEDEYKETIKLIERLKGILESEKKRKQIIKEELLQLKEKYGDERRTEIIHDYKDFSLEDIIAEEDVVVTISHQGFIKRFPVSGYRKQARGGKGVTGAGTKDEDFIEHMFIASTHHYIMFFTDKGKCYWLKVHEIPEGGRAAKGRSILNLIEKEKDEKITAFVTVKEFSDDKYVVMVTEKGTVKKTVLSAYSNIRRGGINAINLAAGDRLIEAKLSDGNNDIIIGTRNGMAIRFNEKDVRDMGRTATGVRGIKLGKNDAVIGMIVVRNASTLLVVTEKGFGKRSEIEDYRLTKRGGKGVITIKTSEKNGKLIAMKEVNDGDELVIITTKGMVIRQAVSDIRVMGRNTQGVRLIKLNEDDEIADIARVIPEDKTDAE, via the coding sequence ATGACAACGATATTCGAAAAGATTATACCTGTTTCTTTAGAAGAAGAAATGAAATCTTCTTACATCGATTATGCAATGAGTGTAATTGTAGCTCGTGCTCTTCCCGATGTAAGAGATGGTTTAAAACCAGTACATAGAAGAGTTCTTTATGGAATGTACGAACTTGGATTATTTTATAATAAACCTTTCAAAAAGTCTGCAAGAATAGTTGGAGAAGTTCTTGGTAAATATCATCCTCATGGAGATGCAGCAGTTTATGATACAATGGTTAGAATGGTTCAGGATTTTTCACTTCGTTATCCTTTGATAGATGGTCAGGGAAATTTTGGTTCAATTGATGGAGATAGTCCTGCTGCAATGCGTTATACAGAAGCAAGACTTGCAAAAATTGCCGATGAAATGCTTCGTGACCTGGATAAAAATACAGTTGACTTTGTACCTAATTTTGATGATACATTACAGGAACCTTCTGTTCTTCCCTCTTATTTACCAAATTTACTTGTAAATGGTTCGAGTGGTATTGCTGTTGGTATGGCAACTAATATTCCTCCTCATAACTTGAACGAGATTGTTGATGGTCTTGTAGCTTTAATTGATAACCCAAAAATGAAATCCGAAGATTTAATGAAATATGTAAAGGCTCCAGATTTTCCTACTGGTGGAATTATTTATGGATATGAAGGTGTAAGAGAAGCATACCTTACAGGAAGAGGAAGAATTATTCTTCGTGCAAAAGCAAATATTGAAACATTAAAAAATGACAGAGAAAATATTGTTATTACCGAAATACCTTATCAGGTAAATAAATCGGCATTAATTGAAAAAATAGCAGAACTTGTTAGAGATCAAAAAATTGATGGAATAGCAAATATTAGAGATGAATCTGACCGTGATGGCCTTCGTATTGTAATAGAAATGAAACGCGATGGTCAACCTGCTGTTACTCTAAATCAACTTTTCAAGCATACACAAATGCAGGTAACTTTTGGTGTAATTATGCTTGCACTTGTTAATGGAGTTCCAAAAGTTCTTACGCTGCAACAGATGATGCAGCATTTTCTCGACCATCGCATGGATGTTTTAATTAGAAGAACAAAATATGATTTAGATGCTGCAGAAAGACGTGCTCATATTTTAGAAGGTTATATAATTGCTCTCGATAACATTGATGCAGTAATTGAAACCATTAAAAAATCTAAAGATGTTGAAACTGCCAAACATAATTTAATGAGAAAATTTAAACTCTCCGAAATTCAGGCAAAAGCTATTCTCGATATGCGATTGCAAAGATTAACTGGATTGGAGAGAAAGAAAATTGAAGATGAGTATAAAGAAACTATCAAGTTAATTGAAAGATTGAAAGGAATTCTTGAAAGTGAAAAGAAAAGAAAACAAATCATAAAAGAAGAACTACTTCAATTAAAAGAAAAATATGGCGACGAAAGAAGAACGGAAATTATTCATGACTATAAAGATTTTTCACTCGAAGATATAATTGCAGAAGAAGATGTTGTTGTTACAATATCTCATCAGGGATTCATTAAAAGATTTCCAGTAAGTGGATATCGCAAACAGGCACGCGGCGGCAAAGGTGTTACAGGTGCTGGAACTAAAGACGAAGATTTTATTGAACATATGTTCATTGCTTCAACCCATCATTATATTATGTTCTTTACAGATAAAGGTAAATGCTACTGGTTGAAAGTTCACGAAATACCAGAAGGTGGAAGAGCCGCCAAAGGAAGATCAATACTTAATTTAATTGAAAAAGAAAAAGATGAAAAAATAACTGCATTTGTTACAGTAAAAGAATTTTCTGATGATAAATACGTAGTTATGGTTACAGAAAAAGGAACCGTTAAAAAGACAGTTCTTTCTGCATACTCCAATATTCGAAGAGGTGGTATTAATGCAATTAATCTTGCAGCTGGCGATAGATTAATCGAAGCTAAATTGAGTGATGGTAACAACGATATTATTATAGGAACAAGAAATGGTATGGCAATTCGATTTAACGAAAAAGATGTTAGAGATATGGGAAGAACTGCTACTGGTGTGCGTGGAATTAAATTGGGAAAAAATGATGCTGTTATTGGAATGATCGTGGTAAGAAATGCATCAACACTGCTTGTTGTAACAGAAAAAGGATTTGGCAAACGATCTGAAATTGAAGATTATAGATTAACAAAACGAGGCGGTAAAGGCGTAATAACAATTAAGACTTCTGAAAAGAATGGTAAATTAATTGCAATGAAAGAAGTTAATGATGGCGATGAATTAGTAATTATTACAACAAAAGGAATGGTAATTCGTCAGGCAGTAAGTGATATTCGTGTGATGGGAAGAAATACTCAGGGAGTGAGATTAATTAAATTAAACGAAGATGACGAAATTGCTGATATCGCAAGAGTAATCCCTGAAGATAAAACAGACGCAGAATAA
- a CDS encoding magnesium transporter, with amino-acid sequence MNIKPTYDKPIIEFARKDFTVLNKNLTVDEALNKIRTEGVGERIVYFYAVDDEEKLVGVLPTRRLLTAKPETKLEDIMVKRVAALPSSATVYDACEFFVTYKFLAFPVIDEQRKIVGIIDINIFTEEFLSSEPDIEERQRINDIFETIGVNINEVKNASPIKAWGVRFPWFLATVTSGTICALLAGFFEATIEESIIIAFFLTLVLGLAESTSIQSMTLTVQALHSVQPTIRWYFRILLKELKTAFLLALTCSSIVILVIYIWKNNLKDALVIGLSIIIIQIIAAFWGISIPSFLHRKNLDIKISAGPITLAVTDIFTILFYLGIATILM; translated from the coding sequence ATGAATATTAAACCTACATACGATAAACCAATTATAGAATTTGCACGAAAAGATTTTACTGTTCTAAATAAAAATTTAACTGTGGATGAAGCACTAAATAAAATACGGACAGAAGGAGTTGGTGAAAGAATAGTTTATTTTTATGCTGTGGATGATGAAGAAAAATTAGTTGGTGTGTTGCCTACAAGAAGATTATTAACAGCCAAACCAGAGACGAAACTCGAAGATATAATGGTAAAAAGAGTTGCAGCTTTGCCATCTTCTGCTACAGTTTATGATGCGTGTGAATTTTTTGTTACTTATAAATTTTTAGCTTTCCCTGTAATTGATGAACAAAGAAAAATAGTTGGAATAATAGATATAAATATTTTTACAGAAGAATTTTTAAGTAGCGAACCAGATATTGAAGAACGACAGAGAATCAACGATATATTCGAAACCATTGGTGTTAATATTAATGAAGTAAAAAATGCTTCGCCAATTAAAGCCTGGGGAGTTAGATTTCCATGGTTTCTTGCTACAGTTACAAGTGGAACTATATGTGCTTTGCTTGCAGGTTTCTTTGAAGCCACAATAGAAGAAAGTATAATTATTGCATTTTTTCTTACATTGGTACTTGGTCTTGCAGAAAGTACAAGCATTCAATCTATGACTTTAACAGTTCAAGCATTACACTCTGTTCAGCCAACAATAAGATGGTATTTTAGAATTTTATTGAAAGAACTTAAGACGGCATTTTTACTGGCTTTAACATGCAGTTCAATTGTAATTTTAGTTATATATATCTGGAAGAACAATTTAAAAGATGCACTTGTGATAGGTTTAAGTATAATTATTATTCAGATTATAGCTGCTTTCTGGGGAATAAGTATTCCATCTTTTCTTCATAGAAAAAATTTAGATATTAAAATTTCTGCTGGACCTATTACTCTTGCTGTAACAGATATTTTTACAATATTATTTTATCTTGGTATAGCTACAATTCTTATGTAA